The DNA region CAGGAGCCCGCCCCGACCGGTGACGCCCACGGCTGTACGAGCCCGCCGTAACCGGAGTTCGCGATGCCCTCGCGGTCCAGGGCGAGGGAGAGGGCGCGCCGGACCGCCGGGGCCTTGAGGCCGCCGCGGGCGGTCGGGATCAGGGCGAGGGAGGCGGTGGAGGGGCCGTAGTACTGCTTGAGGCCCTTGGTGGTGCGCAGGGCGGCGGCGGTGTTGGGCGACTCGGCGTAGGCACCGTCGGCGGCGCCCGTCTTCAGGGCGTTCACGAAGGCGCTGTCGGAGGCCCAGCGGAAGTCGACGCGGCGGGTCAGCGGCCGCTTGCCCCAATACCCGTCGTACGCCTCGATGCTGAGCGAGTCGCCGGACTTCCAGCTCTTCAGGCGGTACGGACCCGAGCAGGCGTCGCCGTGCCCCGGGGTGCCGAACTCCTGCCCGGCCGCCCTTACTCGACGCGGGTTCCAGACGATGCCCGCGTCCCCGGCCAGCGCCTTGGTGAACAGCGCGTCGGGCTCCTTGAAACGAACGGTGATCTCGCGCGGGCCGGTCCGCTCCATGCTCTTCACATTGCCGAACTCGTCGGCCTGCTCCATGTCCGGATCGGCGTGCCGCTTCAGGCTCCACAGCACGTCGGCGGCGGTGAGCTTCGAGCCGTCGTGGAAGGTGACGCCGTCGCGGACGGTCAGGACGAGGGTGCGGTCGTCGGGCGTGCGGGCCTTCTCGGCGAGGAACGGCTTGACGCTCATGTCGGGCTGGAGCTGGTAGAGCCGCTCACAGACGTTCGTGAGGACGACGCGGCCCGCGCTGGTGCCCTGGGTGTCGAGGTCGAGCGAGTCCGGCTCGTCCTCCAGGAGCCAGTCGGCGCGGTCGAGTTGGCCGCGCGCGGGCGGGGTGGTCGGGGACAGCTTGAGCTTCGCGGCGTCGGCGGGCTTGCCACCGAGGGCGGAGGTGTCGGCTCCGGCGCAGCCCGCGGTGGCGAGGAGGGCGAGCGCGGCACATCCGGCGCCGACGGCGCGGGGGCCGGGGCGCGGGGGCCGCTTCGGGCGCTTCGTGGTCATCTGGCTTCTCCGTACGGGCCGTCGTAGAGGTTCCACGGGAGGTGCTGGTAGTCGCGGTCGCAGGGGGTGCCCGCGGTGACGCGGTAGTCGCCGGTGGTCAGGTCCACGCAGGAGGAGACGAGGGTGGCCCAGTGCTTGAGGGGCGGGCGGCGCGGGTCGGGGTGGGTGCACAGCGACTCGGGGTGGCCCAGGTGGTCGGACATGGCCTGTTTGATGATCTTCAGGGACTCGTCGGGCCCGGTGGCGGCGCGCAGGGCGCGCAGGCCCTGCTCGGCGCGCGGGACGCGGATCAGCGAGTCCGGGGACATCGGGCGGTACTCGGCGGCCAGGGCGGCGGGGACTCCGGCCTGGTAGTGGTTGCCGTGCACGAGGAGTCCGTCGGTCGGATACATCCAGCCGTGTCCGGCGGGCGTCGTCTCCAGGTCGATGGCGAAGCCCTCGCGGCAGGTCAGCAGGGCGTTCGAGGCGATGTGGGCGCGGGTGCGGCAGAGCACGTCGACGGCGTCGGTGATGACGTGCCGGTCCAGGACGTCGCGCCGTACGACGGTCTGCGGCAGGCCGACCGCGTCGCTGAAGCGGCCGCCGAGGCCGTTGGCGTTGAGCGCGATCCCGGCGGAGTTGGCGCCCTGGCGGCCGATCTGGCCGGCCTCCACCTGCATGATCAGGGTGGGCTTCGGGGGCTGGACGACGCGCAGCATCACGACGGTGTCGGCGACTGAGGCCCGCCAGTCCCAGTTCTGGCCGGCGTAGACGTGGCCGTCGCCGCTGGCCTCGCCGTAGGCGGCGAAGGAGGTGCAGCCGTCGGGGGGCTCTTCCGCCGTACCGGAGGACGCCCCTCCCACCCCCGGGGTGGCCATGTCCTTGAACGACCGGTCGTAGATCACCTCACCGCGGGCGTTCAGGGCGAGGACGTCCAGGAGTCCGACGCCCGCGCCCTCGGCGATGCCGCGCATCTCCTCGACGAGGTGCGGCGCGTGGCCCTCGACCGGCTTGAGCCAGCGGGCGGCCCGGTCCGTCACCTGGTCCCAGGTCAGCCCGGCCGACTGGCCGAACGCGGCCTCGTAGTAGGCGAGCGCCGTGTGCAGCTGGGGGCGGACCGCCTCGCCGTACTGGCGGCCGCGGGCGGTGGGGGTGCCGGAGATCTCGACGACCGGGAGCGTTCTGGACGGGTCGGCCCCGAGCGGGTCGGTCGGGCGTGCGGGGGTGGTGCGCGGTGCCATGCTTCTCCTCGCGACGGAGAGGTCCCCGGGGCCGCCGTCCTGTAACGTCGGTTACGGAACTCTCTCTCCTTGGAATGCGTAGTCCAGGAGAGTAACGGGCATCACAGGGGAGTCAAGAGCTGTAATGAAGATTTCAGGGTCGCGCGAGGGCGAGGAGGGTGCCGCGGGCGGCGGGGGCTGTGCGCCGGGGCTTGCCGGTGACGGCGGCAGCGGCGCCCCGGGGCCCGCCGGGGACGGTGCCGCCGGGGGGCTCGCGCGGCTGCGGGCCGCCGTGCGGGACCAGTGGGAGACGCTGTCCGCGTCCGAGCGCGCGGTGGCGCAGTATCTGGCGGGGGCGCCCGCCGAGTCGCTGCTCTTCGCGTCCGCGCAGGAGCTGGGGTCGGCGAGCGGGACGAGCAACGCCACGGTCGTCCGGGCCCTCCAGCGCCTGGGGTACGCGGGCCTGCCCGCGCTCAAGCGCGACCTCACGGCCGACTTCACCTCCAGCGTCGCGCCCGAGGTGCGGCTCGCCCAGCGCATCGCGCACGTGGGGCGGGACCTCGGCGGCATCTGGGACGAGGTGTTCGACGAGGCCCAGGACCGCATCGGGCACGCCCGCCGTCTCACCTCGGACGAGGCGCTGCGCACGGCGGTGGGCGCGCTCGCCGAAGCGGGCGAGATCCACTGCTTCGGCGTCGCCGCGTCCGAACTGGCCGCGCGACACCTGGCGCTGGCGCTCGGCCGCATCGGGCGGCGGGCGCGGCACGTGGGGGCGACCGGGTTCACGCTCGCCGACGACCTACTGGCGCTGCGGCGGGGCGACGCCGTCGTCATCTTCCAGCCCGGACGGGCCCTGCCGGAGCTG from Streptomyces flavofungini includes:
- a CDS encoding ABC transporter substrate-binding protein; translation: MTTKRPKRPPRPGPRAVGAGCAALALLATAGCAGADTSALGGKPADAAKLKLSPTTPPARGQLDRADWLLEDEPDSLDLDTQGTSAGRVVLTNVCERLYQLQPDMSVKPFLAEKARTPDDRTLVLTVRDGVTFHDGSKLTAADVLWSLKRHADPDMEQADEFGNVKSMERTGPREITVRFKEPDALFTKALAGDAGIVWNPRRVRAAGQEFGTPGHGDACSGPYRLKSWKSGDSLSIEAYDGYWGKRPLTRRVDFRWASDSAFVNALKTGAADGAYAESPNTAAALRTTKGLKQYYGPSTASLALIPTARGGLKAPAVRRALSLALDREGIANSGYGGLVQPWASPVGAGSWGYEKEHFAAAQRKLTALAPVSPTADDLAEAKRLVKEAGAPDDPIVIGTDSSQGRTVVANATRAALQRIGLKAQIKTVPPAQFEEFYSDPGARADIDALVGDWYISKSDPMGFYDNGLSDSSNNWVGFKDATYDRLTRRALATLDDERRARITTDIQRRFVAAAVWIPVAQVPTALVLSDRLTGPPASQGYLYYPWAAELGPRKAG
- a CDS encoding C45 family autoproteolytic acyltransferase/hydolase, with the protein product MAPRTTPARPTDPLGADPSRTLPVVEISGTPTARGRQYGEAVRPQLHTALAYYEAAFGQSAGLTWDQVTDRAARWLKPVEGHAPHLVEEMRGIAEGAGVGLLDVLALNARGEVIYDRSFKDMATPGVGGASSGTAEEPPDGCTSFAAYGEASGDGHVYAGQNWDWRASVADTVVMLRVVQPPKPTLIMQVEAGQIGRQGANSAGIALNANGLGGRFSDAVGLPQTVVRRDVLDRHVITDAVDVLCRTRAHIASNALLTCREGFAIDLETTPAGHGWMYPTDGLLVHGNHYQAGVPAALAAEYRPMSPDSLIRVPRAEQGLRALRAATGPDESLKIIKQAMSDHLGHPESLCTHPDPRRPPLKHWATLVSSCVDLTTGDYRVTAGTPCDRDYQHLPWNLYDGPYGEAR
- a CDS encoding MurR/RpiR family transcriptional regulator; the encoded protein is MKISGSREGEEGAAGGGGCAPGLAGDGGSGAPGPAGDGAAGGLARLRAAVRDQWETLSASERAVAQYLAGAPAESLLFASAQELGSASGTSNATVVRALQRLGYAGLPALKRDLTADFTSSVAPEVRLAQRIAHVGRDLGGIWDEVFDEAQDRIGHARRLTSDEALRTAVGALAEAGEIHCFGVAASELAARHLALALGRIGRRARHVGATGFTLADDLLALRRGDAVVIFQPGRALPELAVLIDRARAVGARVVLVTDELAETYGATVDAVLTAPHTPTGITTEALTALVVADVLLLALTTLDEARAVDTSHQLTALREQLLEPRRRRG